DNA from Kitasatospora acidiphila:
CGCGATCGACGAGGGCGAGCTGCGGGTGGACGTCTACCGCGCCTCCGGCCCCGGCGGCCAGGGCGTCAACACCACCGACTCGGCGGTCCGGATCACCCACCTGCCGACCGGCATCGTGGTCTCCTGCCAGAACGAGCGCTCGCAGATCCAGAACAAGGCCTCGGCGATGAACGTGCTCCAGGCCAAGCTGCTGGAGCGGCGCCGCCAGGAGGAGAAGGCCGCGATGGACGCGCTCAAGGACGGCGGCAGCTCCTGGGGCAACCAGATGCGCTCCTACGTGCTGCACCCGTACCAGATGGTCAAGGACCTGCGCACCGAGTTCGAGACCGGCAACCCGCAGGCCGTGCTGGACGGCGACATCGATGGCTTCATCGAGGCCGGCATCCGGTGGCGCAAGCAGCGTGAGACCGCCGAGTAAGGGCGGTCGGAGCTGTCGGCCTCGATAAACAACCAAGCACGGCATCGAGGCCGGCATCCGGTGGCGCAAGCAGCGTGAGACCGCCGGGTAACTGATCAGGCACAGCAAAAGGGGCCCCGGACGGATCCGGGGCCCCTTTCCTCATCAAGTCCTCACGCCAGCGCCTGCCGGAAGATCACCACCACCGCGAGCAGCCCCGCCAGCAGCGCGAGCAGCGCTGCGGGGGAGAGCCCGGCGAACATGCCCTGCTGCTCCTCCTGCAGGCGCGCGCGGTGGGCGCGGCAGACCGGACAGCGGCCGTCGCTCACGCGGCCCGCGCAGTTGGCGCACACCAGATGGTCGCACGTCATGCGATCTCCTCCTTGCCTGCTACCGCGCTGCCCGTAACAACGCACCGGTCGACTGGTTGGTTCCCGCCCGGTGGGTCCGCGCATTCGCGTCCTCCCCCTACTCTGCCAGGTTCTGCCGCGTCCGGCGCCCGGGCCGCTGAAGGAGGCTGCACTGTGTAGCAGGGCGGCTGTGAATTGGCTCCCAATTTTCCGGTCATCTCGCCACAAGACCGGACAATCCGCTGCTGTTCGAGCGGGCGCGGACTGCGCGGCGCAGTGACGGTCGCGTATGGTCCCAAGCCGGGGAGTCGGCCCTGGGCCGGCTCCAACCGCCCGCCCCCGCACGGATTGCGGGGGGAGGGACTCCCCCTAGGATGGCCTCCGTGATGCAGCCGTGATCAGATTCGACAACGTTTCCAAGACGTATCCCAAGCAGAACCGCCCCGCCCTGTCGGAGGTCTCGCTGGAGATCGAGAAGGGCGAGTTCGTCTTCCTGGTCGGCTCCTCCGGCTCCGGCAAGTCCACCTTCCTGCGGCTGTGCCTGCGTGAGGAGCGCCCTTCCACGGGGTCGGTGCACGTGCTGGGCAAGGACCTCGGCAAGCTGTCCAACTGGAAGGTGCCGCACATGCGGCGTCAACTGGGCACCGTCTTCCAGGACTTCCGGCTGCTGCCGAACAAGACCGTGGCACAGAACGTGGCGTTCGCGCTGGAGGTCATCGGCAAGCCGAAGAGCGCCATCAACAAGGTGGTGCCCGAGGTCCTCGACCTGGTCGGCCTCGGCGGCAAGGAGGACCGGATGCCCGGTGAGCTCTCCGGTGGTGAGCAGCAGCGCGTGGCGATCGCGCGGGCCTTCGTCAACCGCCCGATGCTGCTGATCGCGGACGAGCCGACCGGAAACCTGGACCCGCAGAACTCGGTGGGCATCATGAAGCTGCTCGACCGGATCAACCGCACCGGGACCACCGTGCTGATGGCCACCCACGACCAGGCCATCGTCGACCAGATGCGCAAGCGCGTGATCGAGCTCGACAAGGGGCTGCTGGTCCGCGACCAGACCCGCGGCGTCTACGGATACCAGCACTAGCGCCTGGCGCCGGTCCGTACGCCCGACGCGTCAGCCGTCGGTCCGTCAGTCCTGATCTTGGAGTATTGAACAGCCATGCGCGCCCAGTTCGTCCTGTCGGAGATCGGCGTCGGTCTCCGCCGCAACCTCACCATGACCATCGCGGTCGTGGTCAGTGTCGCGCTCTCGCTCGCCCTCGCCGGTGCCAGTCTCCTCGTCCGCGACCAGGTCAACTCCATGAAGGGGTACTGGTACGACAAGGTCGAGGTCAGCATCTACTTCTGCACCAAGGCGGACGCGAAGACCGCCCCGCAGTGCGCCAACGGCGCCGCCACCCAGGACCAGATCGACGCCGTCGGCGCCGGCCTGGACCAGATCACCCCGTCGGTGGTGAAGACCAAGACCTTCGAGACCCAGGCGGAGGCCTACAAGCACTGGAAGGACATGAACCCGGACAGCGCGCTGGTCCAGGTTCTGGGCGCGGACGCGATCCCGTCGTCCTGGCGGGTCAAGCTCGAGGACCCGACCCGCTACGACATCATCCAGAGCGCGTTCGCCGGCAAACCGGGCGTGCGTTCCGTGGAGGACCAGCGCAAGATCCTGGAGAACCTCTTCGGACTGCTCAACGGCCTGCAGACGGCGGCCTTCGTCATCATGCTGCTGATGCTCTCGGTGGCGCTGCTGCTGATCGTCAACACGGTCCGGGTGTCGGCGTTCAGCCGAAGGCGTGAGACCGGCATCATGCGATTGGTCGGTGCGTCCAACTTCTACGTGCAGATGCCGTTCATCGCGGAAGCGGCGTTCGCGGCACTCCTGGGCGCGGTCCTGGCCTCCGGACTGCTGCTGCTGGCGAACTTCGGTGTGCAGCACTGGCTTGCCTCGCGGGTGCAGTTCATCCACTTCATCGGGCTCTCCTCGGTGCTGCAGGTGATCCCGCTGCTGATCGTGGCCGGTATGGGCATGGCGGCGATCGCGGCCTTCCTGACCCTGCGCAAGTACCTGAAGGTGTAACGGCCGTTCGTCACCCCCCCGGTGGTGTTCGAGCGTTACGCGGCCACGCAGTGCATCGGGGCCTACACTCCGATGGCATGACCGCAACCCCGTGGCGTCGGGTGCGCCACGGCGCCATGCTCAGCGTGCTGTTCGGGTTGCTGCTGTTCGGCGGGTCGGCCACCGGTGCCTGGGGCGGCACGGCCGCTCCGCTGCCGGGCCGCCCCGACTCGTGGGACGCGGCGCCCGGCGGCAGCCCGCTCTCGCCGCAGCAGGCCGAGCAGTTGGCGGCCGGCGGCGCGGACCGCTGGGCCGCCCACTACACCGCCCAGCAGTACGCCGAGTTCGCCCAGGAGCTGGACGGCGAGTACCTGGGTGTCGGCCTGGTGGTGAGCCAGAGCCCGGACGGCGGCACGGTGATCACCGCGGTGCCGGCCGGCTCACCCGCCGGCCGGGCCGGAATCGCGGCCGGCGACCGGCTGCTGGCGGTGGACGGCACCCCGGTGGACCGGCTGCCGGTCACCGAGGTGGTGGCCCGGCTGCGCGGCCGCCCGGCCGCCGGCCCCGGCTCGGCGGTCACCCTCACCGTGCGGCGCCCGGGCGCGGCGGCTCGCCAACTGACGCTGCGCCGCGCGGTGCTGGCCACCCAGGACGTCGAGGCGGACCAGCCGGCCCCCGGGGTGCTGCGGATCAGCGTGCACGCCTTCACCGCCGGGGTGGCCGACCAGGTGCGGGACGCGCTGCGCCGCACTCCGCACCACGGGGTGCTGCTCGACCTGCGCGGCAACTCCGGTGGCCTGCTGGCCGAATCGGTCGCCACGGCCTCGGTCTTCCTGGACGGCGGCCCGGTCGCCTCCTACCAAGTCGACGACGAGCGGCGGCAGTTGACCGCAGCGTCGGGCGGCGACACCCGCACCCCGCTGGTGGTGCTGGTGGACGGCGGCACCATGAGCGCGGCCGAACTGCTGGCCGGCGCCCTGCAGGACCGCTGCCGGGCGGTGCTGGTCGGCAGCCGGACCTTCGGCAAGGGCACCGTGCAGCAGCCCAGCCGACTGGCCGACGGCTCGGTCCTGGAACGCACCGTGGGCCGCTACTACACCCCGGGCGGCCGCTCCCCGGACGGCACCGGCCTGCTCCCCGACGTCACCGCGCCCGACCCGGCGGCGGCCGAGCGGCTGGCGCTGCGGGTGCTGGGCGGGCTCGGGGCGGCCCGGTAAAGCGGCTGCCGTTCACCGCGCCGAGGTGCGAGAATGGCCGGGCTATGGCAAAGGAAAAGGGACAGAAGCTGATCGCGCAGAACAAGCGGGCGCGACACGAGTACACCATCCTCGACACCTACGAGTGCGGCATGGTGCTCACCGGCACCGAGGTGAAGTCGCTGCGCGAGGGCCGGGCCAACCTGGTCGACGGGTACGCCTACACCCAGGGCGGCGAGGTGTGGATCGACAACGTCTTCATCCCGGAGTACTTCCAGGGGACGTGGACCAACCACTCGGCGCGGCGCAAGCGCAAGCTGCTGCTGCACAAGATGGAGATCCGCAAGCTGGAGGCGAAGACCAAGGAGACCGGTCACACCCTGGTCCCGCTCTCGCTCTACTTCAAGGACGGCCGGGTCAAGCTGGAGCTGGCCATCGCGGTCGGCAAGAAGCTGCACGACAAGCGGCAGGCGCTGCGCGAGAAGCAGGACGCCCGGGAGACCGCCCGCGCGGTGGCCGCGGTCCGCCGCCGCCAGGGTTGAGGATTCGGTGGACGGTCTGTAGCAGGATGGTCCCAAGCCCGTCTGCCGACCGGGTGAACTCGGTAATCGGTGGTTGACGATCAGTACGATCCAAAACCATGAATGTCTCCCTGTTGGCCGGCTGGTTCCCGTGGACCGTGCAGCTGGCGGCCGCCGCTGCGCTGCTGGTCGCGGTCGGCTGGCGGGACCGCCGCTGGCGGCTGCGCCGGGCGCCGATCGCGATCGGCGCGGGCGTGCTGCTCAGCGCCGGGCTCGGGCTGCTCGCCGTCACAGCGGGTGGCATCACCGACCCGCTGCCGCTCGGGTTCTGGCTCTGGCTGGGCGCCGCGGTGACCGCGCTGGTGGTGCTGGTGCTCGGCTGGCGCGGGGCCCGCTGGTGGCACCGGAGCCTGGCGCCGGTCGCCGCGCTGCTGGCGATCGTCTCCGGCGCCAACGCGCTGAACGCCTCCACCGGCTACTTCCCGACCCTGGACGACGCGATCGGTGAGCTCAGCGGCGCGCCGCTGCCGCAGCAGGTGACGCTCGACCAGCTCGGCTCGCTCACCGGGAAGACCAGTACCGGCCGGATCGTGCAGGTCGACATCCCCGATACCGCGAGCGGCTTCGGCCACCGCCAGGAGCTGGTCTACCTGCCCCCGGCCTGGTTCCGCAGCAAGGCCCGGCCCAAGCTGCCGGTGCTGGAGATGATCGGCGGCGAGTACGCGGCCCCCGACAACTGGGTGCGGGCCGGGAACGCGGTGCAGACCGCCGACGCCTACGCCGCCGCCCACGGCGGGTACGCCCCGGTGCTGGTCTTCACCGACGCCACCGGTGGTTTCAAGGTGGACACCGAATGCGTCGACGGCCCCAACGGAAATGCCGAAGACCATCTGGTGAAGGACATCCCGCCGTATGTCGAGAAGACTTTCGGCACCGCCACCGACCCGCACAAATGGGGCGTGGTCGGCTGGTCGATGGGCGGCACCTGCGCGATCGACCTGACGGTCGAGCACCCCGATGTCTTCGCGCATTTCGAGGACATATCCGGAGACCTCGGCCCGAACACCGGCAACAAGCAGCAGACCATCGACAAGCTGTACGGCGGGAACGCCGCCGCCTGGGCCGCACACGATCCGCTGACCGTGCTGGCCCACCACCCGAAGTACAAGAACACCTCCGGCTGGTTCGAGAGCGGCGACCAGGAGGGCAACCACATCGAGCAGGGCAAGCAGCTGAGCGCGGCGGCCCGCAAGGACGGCATCCGGACCCAGCTGAGCGTCCAGCCCGGGCGCCACGTCTGGCAGTTCGCGGCCGGCGCGTTCGCCGAGGCGCTGCCCTGGCTGGCCCAGCAGCTGGGCACCCCGGGGCCGCACCAGGGCCAGCCGACCGGCGGGCCGTCACCGAAGCCGGCCCAGGCCACCGGGCTCCCGGTCACCCCCAGGCAGTAATCGGCTGGACCGCCCCGCACCCGGCGCGTACCATGGGGCGAGCACCACCGGTCACCGACCGGAGTTGTTTCTCGAAAAGCTGTACCTTTTCAAAAGAACATGGGGATGATCGGTTTCGACAGGGGACGTCGAAACAGGAGAAGCGAGCCGAGGAACGCGGCAATGATCTCGTTAACCATCTGTCGCAAAAAAATAATCGCCAATTCTAAGCGCGAGACCTTCGCGCTCGCTGCCTGAGCAGCGAGTAGCCAAGGAGTCAGACCGGGGAGTTCCCGACCCGGATCCTGGCTTAATCTAGGGAACTGAACCGTCCGCCCCGGTTACGGGGGCGGCTGGGAAACCAAACAGTAACTGGGCCTGTTGGCGGCTTGTCCGCGTGACTGCCAGGGCCGAGAAAAGCACAGCGGACTGCGCTCGGAGAAGTCCTGAATCCACTCCACTGGACCCGGGTTCGATTCCCGGCATCTCCACCATCCCATGTGCATGCGGGCCGCCTTCCATCCGGAGGGCGGCCTTCGTGTTTCCGCGACCGTGCCGTAGGATCTTCTGTCCGCCGACTTCGAATGGCGGTTGACCTATCGCAAGACGTACGACAGGGGCACCCTTGGGAGCGCACGGCAGACCGCACGCAGCCGACACCAGCACCGCCGACTCCGCGGCCGCGACCGAGGGCCTGCGGCAACGGGAGATCGCCGGGGAGCAGCGGCACCTCGACACCGTCTACCAGCGTCTGGAGGAGAAGCTCGCCGAGGCCGAGTACGTCCTGGAGGACGCCGCCAAGCGGGTCCAGGTCGGCACCCCTGGCGCGCTCGCCGAGCGCGACGCCCAGGTCTACCGGGCGGGCGCCCACCTGAACCGGCTCAACAACGAGTTCGAGGACTTCCTGTTCGGCCGGATCGACCTGCAGCAGGCCGATGCCCCGGAGGAGCACGGCATCCCGTCCTTCACGCCGCTGGACCCGACCGACCAGAACGTGGCGCAGACCCTGCACATCGGCCGGCTCGGCGTGCTGGACGCCGAGTTCGGCCCGCTGGTGATCGACTGGCGCGCGCCGGCCGCCGCACCGTTCTACCGGGCCACCCCGCTGGAGCCGGGCCGGGTGCTGCGCCGCCGGGTGATCCGCTCCAAGGGCCGCAAGGTGATCGGCGTCGAGGACGACCTGCTGCGCCCCGACCTGGCCCCGACCCTGGACGGCCAGGAGCTCGCGGTGATCGGCGACGGCGCCCTGATGGCCTCGCTCGGCCGGGCCCGCAGCCACACCATGCGCGACATCGTCTCCTCGATCCAGAAGGAGCAGGACGAGGTGATCCGGGCGCCCGCCGCCGGCGCCACCCTGGTCACCGGCGGCCCCGGCACCGGCAAGACCGCGGTCGCGCTGCACCGGGCCGCCTTCCTGCTCTACCAGGACCGGCGGCGCTACGCCGGCGGCATCCTGGTGGTCAGCCCGACGCCGCTGCTGGTCTCCTACACCGAGGGTGTGCTGCCCGCGCTGGGCGAGGAGGGGCAGGTGGCGATCCGGGCGGTCGGCAGCCTGGTCGACGGCATCGAGGCGGAGCGCTACGACACCCCGGAGACCGCCAGGATCAAGGGCTCGGCCAGGATGGTGCAGCTGCTGCGCCGGACCGCCCGAGCCGCCCTGGAGCTGCGCGCGCCCACCGAGCTGAAGGTGGTGGCCCGCGGCGAGGTGCTGCGGCTGGACGCGGGCAGGCTGCGGGCGGTGCGCGGCCATGTGGTCGGCAGCGGCGGCACCCCGCTCAACCTGCTGCGCCCGCGCGCCCGCCGGCTGCTGCTCGACGCGCTGTGGGCGGAGGCGATCCGCGACCTGCCCAAGCCCACCGACCACTACGGCCGAGAGCAGCGCCAGGAGGAGAAGGAGGCGTTCGACGAGTACGTGTCGGACGAGGCGCCGTTCCTGGACTTCCTGGACGCCTGGTGGCCGGCGCTGACGCCGCGCCAGGTGCTGGCCAGCCTCAGGAACGCCAAGCACACCAACCGGATCGCCCGACGCACCGTCACCCCCGAGGAGGCCAGGCGGCTCGCCGCCTCCTGGCGCCACCTGGACGACCGCGGCGCGGGCGGGCTGACCGCCCACGACGTGGCGCTGCTGGACGAGCTGCAGCTGCTGCTCGGCGAGCCGGCCCGGCCCAAGGTGCGCGAGGTGGACGCGGTCGACCTGCTGACCGGCCTGGATGAGGTGACCACCTACGCCGACCGCAGCGCGCGGACGCGTGAGAGGGTGCCGGTCGAGCGCACCGAGTACGCCCATGTGATCGTCGACGAGGCCCAGGACCTCACCCCGATGCAGTGGCGGATGATCGGCCGCCGGGCCCGGATGGCCACCTGGACCATCGTCGGCGACCCCGCCCAGAGCTCCTGGCCGTTCCCGCAGGAGGCCCAGGCGGCGCTGGACGAGGTGCTGGGCTCCAAGCCGCGCCGCCGCCACACCCTGACCGTCAACTACCGCAACCCGGCCGAGATCGCCGAGGTGGCGGCCAAGGTGCTGGCGCTCGCCGCGCCCGGCACGCCGTCGCCGAGCGCGGTGCGCTCGACCGGCATCGTGCCGCGGTTCGCCGCGGTCGCCGACCCGGCCCCGGCCGCGTTCGGCGCGGCGGCCCGGGCCGAGCTGGTCCGGCTGCTCGGCGAGGTGGACGGCACGGTGGCCGTGGTGGTGCCGATGGACCGCCGGGCCGAGGCGGCCGGGTGGATCGAGGGCCTGGGCGACCGGGCGGTGGCGCTGGGCAGCCTGGAGGCCAAGGGCCTGGAGTACGACGCCACCGTGGTGGCCGACCCGACCGGGATCGCCGGCGAGTCGGAGGCCGGGCTGCGGGTGCTCTACGTGGCGCTGACCCGGGCCACCCAGCGGCTCACGGTGCTCTCCGGGCCGGACGACCTGGCCGACAGCGCGGGCGTGCCGGCGCTGCTGCGGTAGGGCGGCCCGCCGGGGCTGACAGCCCGTCAACGACTGTGGCCCCCACCTCGGGTGGGGGCCACAGTCGTACGTTGGTGACACCGACCCGCCATGCTCGCCTCGCGGCAAGTGGTCCCTCGAAGGGACGAAGGTTGGGCCCGGGGGCTTGGATCGAGCCGGTGTCTCGTCCAATGTAACCCATCGGCCCCGCAGGGCAATCCCCTCCGGAGGATTTCCGCTGCTGTGTCAGCTTCGCGGCGGCCCCGGTTGTCGACACCGTGCAATCAATGAACGTTATTTCTGGCTACGCCCTGGTAGGTGCGACGATCGAGGCCTAGGATGCGCGAGGCTCAGCGTCAACAGTTTGTTGAATCCTGCGCTGTTGAGCCCGGCACGGTGTTGAAACCAGGAAGAAGGACGTCGATGGCGACGGTGCCCAGTGTCTCCAACTCGATCACGGTGCGTCTGGAGGTCCCGGCCAGCGGCAGCGCGGTCAGCAACATCACCACCGCCGTGGAGTCCTCCGGCGGCTCGGTGACGGGTCTCGACGTCACTGCCTCCGGCCTCGAGTCGCTGCGGATCGACGTGACGGTGGCCGCCGCCTCGGTGGCGCACGGCGAGGAGATCGTCGAGAAGCTGCGCGCCATCGACGGCGTCACCATCGGCAAGGTCTCGGACCGCACCTTCCTGATGCACCTGGGCGGCAAGATCGAGATGTCCTCGAAGCTGCCGATCCGCAACCGTGACGACCTCAGCATGATCTACACCCCGGGCGTCGCCCGGGTCTGCATGGCGATCGCCGAGAACCCGGAGGACGCCCGCCGGCTCACCATCAAGCGCAACAGCGTCGCCGTGGTCACCGACGGCTCGGCGGTGCTGGGCCTGGGCAACATCGGCCCGCAGGCCGCGCTGCCGGTGATGGAGGGCAAGGCGGCCCTGTTCAAGCGGTTCGCCGGGATCGACGCCTGGCCGATCTGCCTGGACACCCAGGACGCCGACGAGATCGTGGCCATCGTCAAGGCGATCGCCCCGGGCTTCGCCGGGATCAACCTGGAGGACATCTCCGCGCCGCGCTGCTTCGAGATCGAGGCCCGGCTGCGCGAGGCGCTGGACATCCCGGTCTTCCACGACGACCAGCACGGCACCGCGATCGTGGTGCTGGCCGCGCTGACCAACGCGCTGCGGGTGGTCGGCAAGGAGATCAGCGACATCCGGGTGGTGATGTCGGGTGCCGGCGCGGCCGGCACCGCGATCCTCAAGCTGCTGCTGGCGGCCGGCGTCGAGCACGCCACCGTGGCCGACGTGCACGGCGTGGTCCACCAGGGCCGCGAGGACCTCAACGACTCGCTGCGCTGGATCGCCGAGCACACCAACCGCTCCGGCCGCACCGGCAGCCTCAAGGAGGCGGTGGCCGACGCCGACGTCTTCATCGGCGTCTCGGCCCCGAACGTGCTGGACGGCGACGACATCGCCTCGATGGCCGACAACGCGATCGTCTTCGCACTGGCCAACCCGGACCCGGAGGTCGACCCGGCGGTGGCCCGGCAGACCGCCGCGGTGGTCGCCACCGGCCGCAGCGACTTCCCCAACCAGATCAACAACGTGCTGGTCTTCCCGGGCGTCTTCCGCGGCCTGCTGGACGCGCAGAGCCGCACGGTGAACACCGAGATGATGATCGCCGCCGCCCGGGCGCTGGCCACCGTGGTCGGCGACGACCAGCTGAACGCGAACTACATCATCCCCAGCGTCTTCCATCCGGAGGTGGCCAAGACGGTCGCCGCGGCCGTGCGGGAGGCCGCGCTGGCCGCCGGCGGCAGCACCGCGGGCGCGCCGTCCCGGCCCACGCCGGGCATCGTCGGCACGCTGGACACCGCGGCTTTCCCGGTCGTCAAGCTCTAGGACAACCAGCCCTCGGGGTGGTATCCGGTCGATCACCTGGCCGAATACCGCCCCCTTCGGCGCCCACCGGGTCCGATCCCTTGCGACACAAGGGGAAGGGCGTGTTTGGGCTTGTCCGTGTCAGGGCGTACCGTAGCCCTGCGCGGGAGAGGCGTGTCCGACAAGTACGGAACGTCCCCCGGTCGCTCGGCGAGTCGTTCCCGGCCGCCGCCCACGTCGGTCCGCCGACGCCGACGGAGCGTCATCGCTGCGTGGGGAGGGCGCCGTTCGGGGTGGACGGCCGAGGCCCGATTGGCTTTCTCAGGGCCGGTAAGGGCAGGATTCGTCTCCAGGCAGGCACGTGGCAGGACAGACACGCTGCGCGGCCCGGGGCGAGCCGGGCCCCTACCACCAGCCGCCTGAACGAGCACGGTGCGCGGACCAGCGGCCCGGCCGGGTGCCCCCCGGAGGGACGACCGATGGGGCCCCCACGCACCGCAACGAACAGACCACAGGAGTACACATGAACCGCAGTGAGCTGGTGGCCGCTCTGGCCGACCGCGCCGAGGTGACCCGCAAGGACGCCGACGCCGTTCTGGCGGCCTTCGCCGAGGTCGTGGGCGAGGTCGTGGCCAAGGGTGACGAGAAGGTCACCATCCCCGGCTTCCTGACCTTCGAGCGCACCCACCGCGCCGCTCGCACCGCCCGCAACCCGCAGACCGGCGAGCCGATCCAGATCGCGGCCGGCTACAGCGCCAAGGTGAGCGCCGGCTCCAAGCTCAAGGAAGCCGCCAAGGGCGCCTGAGGCTTCGCCGTCACCTGAGGCAGGGTGGTTCCGTTCGGAACCGCCCTGCTTTCGTCATGTCCGGGGCCGGACGGGTGGTCGCCCGGGGCCGCACGTGGTCGTGCGGCACGGGAGAACGCCGAAGGGCCGCCCCGATCGGGACGGCCCCGCAGTGCGTGCGCGGTGGCGGCTCAGACCGCCAGCAGCTCCTGCTCGCTGGGCAGCTGGACGTGCGCGCCCAGCGCCCGCAGCTTCTCCAGGAAGTTCTCGTAGCCGCGGTTGATCAGCGAGATGCCGTGCACCGTGGAGGTGCCGTCGGCGGCCAGCGCCGCGATCAGGTAGGAGAAGCCGCCGCGCAGGTCCGGGATGACCAGCTCGCCGCCGAGCAGCTTGGACGGGCCGGAGACGACCGCCGAGTGCAGGAAGTTGCGCTGGCCGAACCGGCAGGGGGTGCCGCCCAGGCACTCCCGGTAGAGCTGGATGTGTGCGCCCATCTGGTTGAGCGCCGAGGTGAAGCCGAGGCGCGACTCGTACACCGTCTCGTGCACGATGGACAGCCCGGCCGCCTGGGTCAGCGCCACCACCAGCGGCTGCTGCCAGTCGGTCTGGAAACCGGGGTGCACGTCGGTCTCCAGCGCGATGGCGTTCAGCTCGCCGCCCGGGTGCCAGAAGCGGATGCCCTCGTCGTCCACGGCGAAGGCGCCGCCGACCTTCCGGAAGGTGTTGAGGAAGGTCATCATCTCCAGCTGGCGGGCGCCGCGGACGTAGATGTCGCCCTTGGTGGCGAGCGCCGCGCAGGCCCAGGAGGCCGCCTCCAGGCGGTCCGGCAGGGCCCGGTGCTCGTAGCCGCCCAGCTCGTCCACCCCGGTGATCAGGATGGTCCGGTCGGTGCCCATCGAGATGATCGCGCCCATCTTCTGCAGCACGCAGATCAGGTCGACGATCTCCGGCTCGATGGCCGCGTTGCGCAGCTCGGTGTCGCCCTCGGCGAGCACGGCGGTGAGCAGCACCTGCTCGGTCGCGCCGACCGACGGGTAGGGCAGCTCGATCTTGGTGCCGCGCAGCCGCTGCGGGGCGGTCAGGTAGGTGCCCTGCGGGTGCTTCTCGATGGCCGCGCCGAACTGGCGCAGCACGTCGAAGTGGAAGTCCACCGGCCGGCCGCCGATGTCGCAGCCGCCGAGGCCCGGGATGAAGGCGTGGCCGAGGCGGTGCAGCAGCGGGCCGCAGAACAGGATCGGGATCCGGGAGGACCCGGCGTGCGCGTCGATGTCGGCGACGTTGGCACTCTCCACGTGCGACGGGTCGAGGATCAGCTCCCCCTCCTCGTCGCCGCTGCGCACCGTCACACCGTGAAGCTGCAGCAGGCCGCGGACCACCTTGACGTCACGGATGTCAGGGACGTTG
Protein-coding regions in this window:
- the ftsE gene encoding cell division ATP-binding protein FtsE; protein product: MIRFDNVSKTYPKQNRPALSEVSLEIEKGEFVFLVGSSGSGKSTFLRLCLREERPSTGSVHVLGKDLGKLSNWKVPHMRRQLGTVFQDFRLLPNKTVAQNVAFALEVIGKPKSAINKVVPEVLDLVGLGGKEDRMPGELSGGEQQRVAIARAFVNRPMLLIADEPTGNLDPQNSVGIMKLLDRINRTGTTVLMATHDQAIVDQMRKRVIELDKGLLVRDQTRGVYGYQH
- the ftsX gene encoding permease-like cell division protein FtsX produces the protein MRAQFVLSEIGVGLRRNLTMTIAVVVSVALSLALAGASLLVRDQVNSMKGYWYDKVEVSIYFCTKADAKTAPQCANGAATQDQIDAVGAGLDQITPSVVKTKTFETQAEAYKHWKDMNPDSALVQVLGADAIPSSWRVKLEDPTRYDIIQSAFAGKPGVRSVEDQRKILENLFGLLNGLQTAAFVIMLLMLSVALLLIVNTVRVSAFSRRRETGIMRLVGASNFYVQMPFIAEAAFAALLGAVLASGLLLLANFGVQHWLASRVQFIHFIGLSSVLQVIPLLIVAGMGMAAIAAFLTLRKYLKV
- a CDS encoding S41 family peptidase; the encoded protein is MTATPWRRVRHGAMLSVLFGLLLFGGSATGAWGGTAAPLPGRPDSWDAAPGGSPLSPQQAEQLAAGGADRWAAHYTAQQYAEFAQELDGEYLGVGLVVSQSPDGGTVITAVPAGSPAGRAGIAAGDRLLAVDGTPVDRLPVTEVVARLRGRPAAGPGSAVTLTVRRPGAAARQLTLRRAVLATQDVEADQPAPGVLRISVHAFTAGVADQVRDALRRTPHHGVLLDLRGNSGGLLAESVATASVFLDGGPVASYQVDDERRQLTAASGGDTRTPLVVLVDGGTMSAAELLAGALQDRCRAVLVGSRTFGKGTVQQPSRLADGSVLERTVGRYYTPGGRSPDGTGLLPDVTAPDPAAAERLALRVLGGLGAAR
- the smpB gene encoding SsrA-binding protein SmpB; amino-acid sequence: MAKEKGQKLIAQNKRARHEYTILDTYECGMVLTGTEVKSLREGRANLVDGYAYTQGGEVWIDNVFIPEYFQGTWTNHSARRKRKLLLHKMEIRKLEAKTKETGHTLVPLSLYFKDGRVKLELAIAVGKKLHDKRQALREKQDARETARAVAAVRRRQG
- a CDS encoding alpha/beta hydrolase, whose translation is MNVSLLAGWFPWTVQLAAAAALLVAVGWRDRRWRLRRAPIAIGAGVLLSAGLGLLAVTAGGITDPLPLGFWLWLGAAVTALVVLVLGWRGARWWHRSLAPVAALLAIVSGANALNASTGYFPTLDDAIGELSGAPLPQQVTLDQLGSLTGKTSTGRIVQVDIPDTASGFGHRQELVYLPPAWFRSKARPKLPVLEMIGGEYAAPDNWVRAGNAVQTADAYAAAHGGYAPVLVFTDATGGFKVDTECVDGPNGNAEDHLVKDIPPYVEKTFGTATDPHKWGVVGWSMGGTCAIDLTVEHPDVFAHFEDISGDLGPNTGNKQQTIDKLYGGNAAAWAAHDPLTVLAHHPKYKNTSGWFESGDQEGNHIEQGKQLSAAARKDGIRTQLSVQPGRHVWQFAAGAFAEALPWLAQQLGTPGPHQGQPTGGPSPKPAQATGLPVTPRQ
- a CDS encoding HelD family protein, with amino-acid sequence MGAHGRPHAADTSTADSAAATEGLRQREIAGEQRHLDTVYQRLEEKLAEAEYVLEDAAKRVQVGTPGALAERDAQVYRAGAHLNRLNNEFEDFLFGRIDLQQADAPEEHGIPSFTPLDPTDQNVAQTLHIGRLGVLDAEFGPLVIDWRAPAAAPFYRATPLEPGRVLRRRVIRSKGRKVIGVEDDLLRPDLAPTLDGQELAVIGDGALMASLGRARSHTMRDIVSSIQKEQDEVIRAPAAGATLVTGGPGTGKTAVALHRAAFLLYQDRRRYAGGILVVSPTPLLVSYTEGVLPALGEEGQVAIRAVGSLVDGIEAERYDTPETARIKGSARMVQLLRRTARAALELRAPTELKVVARGEVLRLDAGRLRAVRGHVVGSGGTPLNLLRPRARRLLLDALWAEAIRDLPKPTDHYGREQRQEEKEAFDEYVSDEAPFLDFLDAWWPALTPRQVLASLRNAKHTNRIARRTVTPEEARRLAASWRHLDDRGAGGLTAHDVALLDELQLLLGEPARPKVREVDAVDLLTGLDEVTTYADRSARTRERVPVERTEYAHVIVDEAQDLTPMQWRMIGRRARMATWTIVGDPAQSSWPFPQEAQAALDEVLGSKPRRRHTLTVNYRNPAEIAEVAAKVLALAAPGTPSPSAVRSTGIVPRFAAVADPAPAAFGAAARAELVRLLGEVDGTVAVVVPMDRRAEAAGWIEGLGDRAVALGSLEAKGLEYDATVVADPTGIAGESEAGLRVLYVALTRATQRLTVLSGPDDLADSAGVPALLR